In Deltaproteobacteria bacterium, the sequence TCGTGCGTGAACTGAAAGACCTTCTTGAATCCAAAGGCGACCGCAGCGCCGGGCAGCCTCTGGAAGAACTGGACCGGAAGAGAAAGACCTAGCTTTCCCTTGAGAACCCTCCACCAGAAAATGATGGCTCTGGCCCTGAAAGAGGCCAGGAAAGGGAAGGGCCGCACCTCGCCCAATCCTGTGGTCGGGGCTGTGGTCGCCAGGGGAGAACGCGTCGTCTCCCGGGGGTATCACGCCCGGGCAGGCCGCCCTCACGCTGAAGCCGCGGCCCTGGAGCGGGCCGGGACCAAGGCCCGCGGCGCCACCCTGTACGTGACCCTGGAACCATGCAACCATGAGGGCCGGACCCCCCCCTGCACCCAGGCCATCCTGGCGGCTGGTATAAGGCGAGTCATCATCGGCGACCGGGATGACAACCCTCATGTGACCGGCGGCGGGGCGAAGTTTCTGGCCGCGCAGGGACTGGAGGTTCAGACCGGCGTCCTGGGCCGGAAATGCCATGAGCTGAACGAGTTTTATCACAAACACGTCACCACGGGTTTGCCGTTTATTCTGCTCAAATCCGCCGCGACGCTCGATGGCAGGATAGCCACGGTGACCGGGGATTCCAGGTGGGTGACCCAAGGCAAGGCCCGGGCTTATGTGCATCGCCTGCGCCGCGACGTGGATGCAATCCTGGTGGGCCGAGGCACGGTCGAGAAGGATGACCCCAGCCTGACGACGCGTCTGCCTGGCCGCCGCCGAGGCCAAAACCCGATACGCCTGGTTCTGGACACGCATCTTCGCCTGCCTCTTTCAGCGCGCCTCTTTGACCTCGAAACCGGCGGAACCGCTATCGTTGTCTGCGGGCCCAGACCGCCGGCGCGCAAGGTTCGAGCTTTTGAGAAGATCGGGGTTGAGGTGCTGCTAATGCCTCTTTTTCAGGGCCGGGTCAGCCTGGCCAAATTAAGCGCGCAATTAGGCGCCCGCGACATCCAGGGCCT encodes:
- the ribD gene encoding bifunctional diaminohydroxyphosphoribosylaminopyrimidine deaminase/5-amino-6-(5-phosphoribosylamino)uracil reductase RibD, with the protein product MALALKEARKGKGRTSPNPVVGAVVARGERVVSRGYHARAGRPHAEAAALERAGTKARGATLYVTLEPCNHEGRTPPCTQAILAAGIRRVIIGDRDDNPHVTGGGAKFLAAQGLEVQTGVLGRKCHELNEFYHKHVTTGLPFILLKSAATLDGRIATVTGDSRWVTQGKARAYVHRLRRDVDAILVGRGTVEKDDPSLTTRLPGRRRGQNPIRLVLDTHLRLPLSARLFDLETGGTAIVVCGPRPPARKVRAFEKIGVEVLLMPLFQGRVSLAKLSAQLGARDIQGLLIEGGAEVNASALLGERIVDKVLFFYAPKIIGGLGAPNLVGGAGVKFMDESLHLEILKVRRLGPDILVEARPQYSQP